In Oreochromis aureus strain Israel breed Guangdong linkage group 20, ZZ_aureus, whole genome shotgun sequence, the following are encoded in one genomic region:
- the LOC120435154 gene encoding uncharacterized protein LOC120435154, which produces MKLCHSLVCFLFLQALQDGNADLATAEIPIHAEREGGNITVGCLFSLSGSLRLFCKEKCEQGKILIETTEDTAQRGRYSIEYKEGRFLETKTVMYVSITKLEVSDSGVYRCSLGRVGVDFFNSNYEFQISVKEASTPTMKMTPQSSNSTVTSSSTEAFQHFPTQPASSDLLLYMGLVVIVLSAFLSAALLIFCKRRATKPKRPPVENIYSSIIDDSQLYEEIREETFPPPVEMSSVYTTATCPQPDGVESSDD; this is translated from the exons ATGAAACTGTGTCACAGTTTGGTCTGTTTCCTCTTCCTTC AAGCACTTCAGGATGGAAACGCTGATCTTGCTACTGCAGAAATTCCCATCCATGCAGAAAGGGAGGGAGGAAACATCACAGTTggctgtttattttctttgtctggAAGCTTGAGGCTCTTCTGTAAGGAAAAATGTGAACAAGGAAAAATTCTCATTGAAACAACGGAGGACACAGCTCAACGAGGCAGATACAGCATTGAGTATAAAGAAGGAAGATTTCTCGAAACTAAGACAGTTATGTATGTGAGCATCACAAAGCTGGAAGTGTCTGACTCGGGAGTGTACAGGTGCTCTTTGGGCAGAGTGGGTgtagatttttttaattcaaactaTGAATTTCAGATCTCTGTCAAAGAAG CCTCCACACCAACGATGAAGATGACACCACAGAGTTCAAACTCCACTGTTACATCATCCTCCACTGAAGCTTTCCAACACTTTCCCACACAACCTGCAAGTTCAG ATCTGCTGCTATACATGGGTCTGGTTGTGATTGTCCTGAGCGCCTTCTTATCAGCAGCTTTGCTGATTTTCTGCAAGAGGAGGGCAACTAAACCCAAAA GACCTCCAGTGGAAAATATCTACTCCAGCATCATAGAT GACAGCCAGCTGTATGAAGAGATCAGAGAGGAGACATTTCCACCTCCTGTGGAAATGTCTTCAGTTTACACCACTGCCACATGTCCCCAGCCAGATGGAGTTGAAAGCTCAGATGACTAA